One stretch of Candidatus Nitrosotenuis cloacae DNA includes these proteins:
- a CDS encoding RNA-binding domain-containing protein gives MIPLVECKIEALCEINPSEDPQKVEQAVSNVLDGVEIKTTKYSLAAKSGEMESLAKIHESIQNHNTKKIYYRILNDNLEGNSTWFYLNKQAAFANNVAICEHDDESPMGPIKIVLSSRNIDRVIEWLVSTSMTD, from the coding sequence ATGATTCCACTGGTAGAGTGCAAAATAGAGGCATTATGCGAGATAAATCCATCAGAGGATCCACAAAAAGTAGAGCAAGCAGTATCCAATGTTTTGGATGGAGTGGAAATCAAGACTACAAAATACTCACTTGCTGCAAAATCTGGAGAAATGGAATCGCTTGCAAAAATCCATGAATCAATCCAAAACCACAACACCAAGAAAATCTACTATCGAATACTAAATGATAACCTGGAGGGAAACTCTACTTGGTTTTATCTGAACAAGCAGGCGGCCTTTGCAAACAATGTTGCAATATGTGAGCATGATGACGAGTCTCCAATGGGCCCAATCAAAATAGTTCTGTCTTCAAGAAATATTGATCGTGTAATCGAGTGGCTTGTATCTACTAGCATGACTGATTGA
- a CDS encoding AAA family ATPase, whose amino-acid sequence MPKLIVCLTGMPGAGKSTIASGLQKKGFSSINMGDAVRAEAKRRNLEPTGQNLGKLMLELREKNGQGAVAELIKDDITKSPSDVVVIDGVRSNAEIEVLKKIATVKLLAIHASTDTRYSFLSVRHRSDDPQNRDMFNERDTREIGVGISASIALADETISNNNLSIEQLIDMAYQTITKWLA is encoded by the coding sequence ATGCCAAAGCTAATCGTCTGTCTTACCGGAATGCCTGGAGCTGGAAAATCCACAATAGCATCCGGCCTGCAAAAAAAGGGATTCTCTAGCATAAACATGGGTGATGCAGTACGAGCTGAAGCAAAAAGACGTAACTTGGAACCAACAGGACAAAACTTGGGTAAACTAATGCTGGAGCTGCGAGAAAAAAACGGACAGGGAGCAGTGGCAGAATTAATCAAAGATGACATTACCAAATCTCCATCAGATGTAGTGGTGATTGATGGAGTACGTTCCAATGCTGAAATCGAGGTGCTCAAAAAAATCGCCACAGTAAAACTATTGGCAATTCATGCATCAACTGATACTCGTTATTCCTTTCTTTCTGTTAGGCACAGATCCGATGATCCTCAAAACAGAGACATGTTCAATGAACGTGACACACGAGAGATAGGCGTTGGAATCTCTGCATCAATTGCACTAGCTGATGAGACCATTTCTAACAACAACTTATCCATTGAGCAGCTAATCGATATGGCATACCAGACCATAACAAAATGGCTTGCATGA
- the thpR gene encoding RNA 2',3'-cyclic phosphodiesterase translates to MRTFVAVEITDSTVLDSIKKLQGEIKVAAKPVETHNMHFTLLFLGEITQDVAKKVQAQLDGIKFSSFDVGFVGVGAFPKPKFPRVIWIGLDQGGEKLVELAKIVEQKLAPLGFKSDKPFKPHATIFRIKDKSGDITDQISKYNNVKFGTQRVSAIKFKQSVLTPSGPIYSDIGVINIQ, encoded by the coding sequence ATGCGAACATTTGTTGCAGTAGAGATAACTGATAGTACGGTTTTGGATTCAATCAAAAAATTACAAGGCGAGATCAAAGTTGCTGCAAAACCAGTTGAGACTCACAATATGCACTTTACGTTATTGTTTTTGGGTGAGATCACGCAAGATGTGGCAAAAAAAGTTCAGGCCCAACTGGATGGCATAAAATTTTCATCATTTGATGTTGGGTTTGTCGGCGTTGGTGCATTTCCAAAACCAAAATTTCCCCGCGTAATTTGGATTGGTCTAGACCAGGGTGGTGAAAAGCTAGTCGAGCTTGCCAAAATAGTAGAGCAAAAGCTAGCCCCACTTGGATTCAAAAGCGACAAGCCCTTCAAGCCGCATGCTACGATATTTAGAATCAAGGACAAGTCAGGTGATATCACAGACCAAATCTCAAAGTATAACAATGTAAAATTTGGCACCCAGCGAGTCTCTGCAATAAAATTCAAGCAAAGCGTTCTTACACCTAGCGGCCCAATCTATTCTGATATAGGAGTGATCAACATACAATGA
- the cca gene encoding CCA tRNA nucleotidyltransferase, whose product MNQILKQATKYTIPSEKAQKLKDAIVEQTIKLVQKEATKYSQVSGLEVVGSYAKGTWLPQRADIDVFVKFQTSTPEKEFVEIGKKIGFAALKDFEPYVRYAEHPFVEAQIKDTKVNVVPCYDVQEGQWKSSADRSPFHTKFMINALSGMMKNEVRLLKAFLKANDIYGAEIAKQGFSGYVAEVLVLNFGSFENVLREISQLKAGQVIGKAAKEFDSKIVIMDPIDANRNLGAAISTENIGRFVLSARAFLRKPSISFFTSKKKTTKLDTKNVLVISFRYKPRSPDIIWGQVKRAATSISTQMNQAGFTVLKRSATITTDTAALLFLLQSKELDKYQTRMGPEFFVSEHVEKFIGANKKKSLAMWVNDDGKVCSMQKRQNTDAKIFLKKLIQNNIEKSGVPAGLKSEIKKFKIASANAAKGKSIKEAARDLVSTDETIFST is encoded by the coding sequence ATGAACCAGATTCTCAAGCAGGCAACAAAATACACCATACCATCAGAAAAGGCCCAAAAGCTAAAGGACGCAATAGTAGAGCAGACAATCAAGCTGGTACAAAAAGAGGCAACAAAGTACTCCCAGGTATCTGGATTAGAAGTGGTCGGCTCTTATGCAAAGGGAACATGGCTGCCCCAAAGAGCAGACATTGATGTATTTGTTAAATTCCAGACCAGTACACCAGAAAAAGAATTTGTAGAGATTGGCAAAAAAATTGGATTTGCGGCACTAAAGGACTTTGAGCCCTATGTTAGATATGCAGAGCATCCCTTCGTAGAGGCGCAAATTAAGGACACCAAGGTAAATGTGGTTCCTTGCTATGATGTGCAGGAAGGCCAATGGAAAAGCTCGGCAGACAGGTCTCCGTTTCACACAAAATTCATGATAAATGCACTATCTGGCATGATGAAAAACGAGGTAAGGCTGCTCAAGGCATTCCTAAAAGCAAACGACATCTATGGTGCAGAGATTGCAAAGCAGGGATTCTCTGGCTATGTGGCAGAGGTACTGGTTCTGAACTTTGGCTCGTTTGAAAATGTCCTGAGAGAGATTTCTCAGCTAAAGGCAGGCCAAGTAATCGGCAAGGCAGCAAAGGAATTTGATAGTAAAATAGTGATAATGGATCCAATTGATGCAAACAGAAATCTTGGAGCGGCAATCTCTACTGAAAACATTGGCAGGTTTGTTTTATCAGCCAGAGCATTTCTGAGAAAACCATCAATTTCGTTTTTCACATCAAAGAAAAAGACTACAAAATTAGATACAAAAAACGTCCTAGTCATATCATTTAGGTACAAGCCACGCAGCCCTGACATAATTTGGGGCCAAGTAAAACGGGCGGCAACATCTATCTCAACTCAGATGAACCAGGCAGGATTTACAGTACTGAAAAGATCAGCTACCATAACCACAGACACTGCCGCGTTGTTGTTCTTGCTGCAATCAAAGGAGCTTGACAAATATCAAACCAGAATGGGCCCAGAGTTTTTTGTCTCAGAGCATGTAGAAAAATTCATTGGCGCCAACAAGAAAAAAAGCCTTGCAATGTGGGTAAACGATGATGGAAAGGTTTGCTCTATGCAAAAAAGGCAAAACACAGATGCCAAAATATTCCTAAAGAAGCTAATCCAAAACAATATTGAAAAATCCGGTGTTCCCGCAGGCCTAAAGTCCGAGATAAAAAAATTCAAGATAGCAAGTGCAAATGCAGCTAAAGGCAAATCCATTAAAGAGGCTGCACGGGACTTGGTCTCAACGGATGAGACAATTTTTTCCACTTAG
- a CDS encoding serine/threonine protein kinase, with product MRQFFPLRDLSKEPHNTILGYPRATKSQIQTRVKELKKLGIDGIIFEGPMIINKICVLGKGYTGVVVLAKLGTKKVALKIRRTDSPRPDMKGETILLQTANKAGAGPKLIASSKNFLVMEYLDGAKIYDWIKDLKGKGSTASLKNTIRKVLTDCYRLDSAGIDHGELSNITKHVIVGKKITLIDFESSSLERKVSNVTSACQAILIGSGIAKMVNRIYKLPPKQKIITVLRKYKELRTQKSFDDVLEALKLT from the coding sequence ATGAGACAATTTTTTCCACTTAGAGATCTAAGCAAAGAACCACACAATACCATACTGGGTTATCCTAGGGCAACAAAATCACAAATTCAGACTAGAGTCAAGGAGCTAAAAAAGCTCGGAATAGATGGAATAATCTTTGAGGGTCCAATGATCATAAACAAGATCTGTGTTTTGGGGAAAGGCTACACAGGTGTTGTCGTACTAGCAAAGCTAGGCACAAAAAAGGTAGCACTAAAGATTCGACGGACCGATTCACCAAGACCTGACATGAAAGGCGAAACCATACTATTACAGACAGCAAACAAGGCAGGCGCAGGCCCCAAATTGATTGCCAGTAGCAAGAATTTTTTGGTAATGGAATATTTGGATGGTGCAAAGATCTATGACTGGATCAAAGATCTAAAAGGCAAAGGAAGTACAGCCTCTCTAAAAAATACAATACGCAAGGTTCTCACTGATTGTTATAGATTGGATTCAGCTGGAATTGATCATGGTGAGCTGAGCAACATCACAAAACATGTTATTGTTGGCAAAAAAATCACATTGATTGATTTTGAGAGCTCTAGTCTTGAGAGAAAGGTTTCTAATGTTACATCTGCATGCCAAGCAATTTTGATTGGTTCTGGTATTGCAAAAATGGTAAATAGAATCTACAAGCTTCCACCAAAGCAAAAGATCATCACAGTACTAAGAAAATACAAAGAACTTCGAACCCAGAAAAGCTTTGATGATGTGCTTGAGGCACTCAAGCTAACTTGA
- a CDS encoding DNA-3-methyladenine glycosylase family protein has translation MIALNHLRKDRKLAKIIDRVGEFNLSLTKNPYQSLVEAIITQQLSGKAADSISTRFRAIYGRFPKPADVMETSDAKLRKAGLSYMKVSYIKDLSKKVESKEIRLAYMKNLTDEEIIVQLTQVKGIGRWTAEMFLIFSLGRLDVLPVGDLGLKKGIQKLYSLEELPEKEQMERIAEKWKPYRSVATWYLWRSLDESIE, from the coding sequence TTGATAGCATTAAACCATCTAAGAAAGGATCGCAAGCTAGCAAAAATAATTGATCGAGTTGGAGAGTTCAATCTCTCTTTGACAAAAAACCCATACCAATCCCTAGTTGAGGCAATCATTACGCAACAGCTGTCTGGCAAAGCAGCTGACTCTATTTCCACAAGATTTCGTGCAATTTACGGCAGATTTCCAAAGCCAGCTGATGTCATGGAAACATCAGATGCCAAGCTCCGCAAAGCTGGATTATCCTACATGAAGGTATCATACATCAAGGATCTCTCAAAAAAAGTAGAATCAAAAGAGATCAGACTAGCCTACATGAAAAATCTCACAGACGAAGAAATCATTGTGCAATTAACACAGGTAAAGGGAATTGGTAGATGGACTGCAGAGATGTTTTTGATATTCTCACTTGGCAGGCTGGATGTTTTGCCGGTAGGGGATCTGGGCTTGAAAAAAGGCATCCAAAAACTGTATTCGCTGGAGGAATTACCAGAAAAGGAGCAAATGGAGCGCATTGCGGAAAAATGGAAGCCGTACCGAAGCGTGGCTACGTGGTATTTGTGGCGAAGCCTCGATGAATCAATAGAATGA
- a CDS encoding NAD(P)/FAD-dependent oxidoreductase → MKQILILGGGFGGLAAANELRSNLPDAKITIIDKKDYFMMDLVKLWIIKGTRTFENSKRSLHAISKKGIEFVNEAVIQIDPSRRRVKTQSREFSYDYLIIAMGVEFAPEKISGLLENGYILYDLEHGPKIRQKILDMKSGKLAFVITGMPYKCPPAPFEAALIIDSMLKEQKVRNDIEIDFYSPAPITLPAAGPEVSKQLLQMLEQEKIRFHGNRKTTSVEKGKLKFEDGNTVSFDVLIAIPPHKAPKVVYECGLAQEGGYIPVKRNCKTGVDSVYAIGDVTTMMVTDKIAVPKAGIFAEGQGVAVARDIISQIKREQNNSIFDGKGGCFVEIGNTAGYVYVDMFANPDPITRLDEPAAIHMIEKEEFEKERIEKWL, encoded by the coding sequence ATGAAACAGATTCTAATTTTAGGTGGGGGTTTTGGTGGGCTGGCAGCTGCCAATGAATTGCGGTCCAATCTACCTGATGCCAAAATTACCATAATAGACAAAAAAGACTATTTCATGATGGATTTGGTCAAGCTTTGGATCATAAAGGGAACTAGAACATTTGAGAATTCCAAAAGATCCCTGCATGCCATATCAAAGAAGGGAATAGAGTTTGTCAATGAAGCAGTCATACAAATTGATCCTAGCAGAAGGCGAGTAAAAACGCAGAGCAGGGAATTTTCATATGATTATCTAATAATAGCAATGGGCGTCGAGTTTGCTCCAGAAAAGATTTCCGGATTATTGGAAAATGGCTATATCCTGTATGATTTGGAGCATGGGCCAAAAATTCGGCAAAAAATCTTAGACATGAAATCAGGCAAGCTGGCATTTGTCATAACCGGGATGCCTTACAAGTGCCCACCAGCCCCATTTGAGGCTGCACTGATTATTGATTCGATGCTAAAGGAGCAAAAAGTACGAAATGATATTGAAATTGACTTTTACAGTCCTGCACCCATAACATTGCCTGCGGCAGGACCAGAGGTAAGCAAGCAACTATTGCAAATGCTGGAACAAGAAAAAATTCGATTCCATGGAAATCGCAAAACCACATCTGTGGAAAAAGGCAAGCTAAAATTCGAGGACGGCAATACTGTATCCTTTGATGTATTGATTGCCATACCTCCACACAAGGCACCAAAAGTAGTGTATGAATGTGGCTTGGCACAAGAAGGTGGATACATACCGGTAAAGCGAAACTGCAAGACAGGGGTTGACTCGGTATACGCAATTGGAGATGTCACCACAATGATGGTAACTGACAAAATAGCTGTTCCAAAGGCGGGAATTTTTGCGGAAGGCCAGGGAGTTGCAGTTGCTCGTGATATCATATCTCAGATAAAGCGAGAGCAGAACAATTCCATTTTTGATGGCAAAGGTGGATGCTTTGTGGAAATAGGCAACACTGCAGGCTATGTCTATGTGGACATGTTTGCAAATCCTGATCCTATTACAAGACTAGATGAGCCTGCTGCCATCCATATGATAGAAAAGGAAGAGTTCGAAAAAGAGCGAATCGAAAAATGGCTATGA
- a CDS encoding SDR family oxidoreductase, with the protein MLNGKIVIITGASSGIGEATALALSKAGAKVAIGARRMDKLESVKEKIEKIGGEVFMQKLDVTKKSECDSFVDAVIKKWGTVDILVNNAGLMPLSFFKNLKVAEWDQMIDVNIKGVLYCTGAVIPHLNAKKSGHIVNISSVAGRIVFPAGSVYCATKHAVAAFSEGLRQEFSVRSNIRVTSIEPGVVATELNDTITDESLKGFVEATKKMVALQAEDIANAILFAVDSPPHMNVNEILIRPTTQER; encoded by the coding sequence ATGCTGAATGGTAAAATTGTAATCATTACTGGTGCATCAAGCGGAATAGGTGAGGCAACAGCACTTGCACTATCCAAGGCGGGCGCCAAAGTTGCAATTGGTGCCAGAAGAATGGACAAATTAGAATCCGTCAAGGAAAAAATTGAGAAAATTGGCGGCGAGGTCTTTATGCAAAAGCTTGACGTTACGAAAAAATCGGAATGTGATTCGTTTGTGGATGCTGTCATAAAAAAATGGGGAACCGTAGATATTTTGGTAAATAATGCGGGATTAATGCCGCTGAGCTTTTTTAAAAATTTGAAAGTGGCTGAATGGGATCAAATGATTGATGTCAACATCAAGGGAGTCTTGTATTGTACTGGGGCTGTGATTCCACACCTGAATGCCAAAAAATCCGGCCATATCGTAAACATTTCATCGGTTGCCGGAAGAATTGTCTTTCCTGCAGGTTCGGTTTACTGTGCTACAAAACACGCAGTGGCCGCCTTCTCTGAAGGACTGCGACAGGAATTCAGCGTTCGCTCAAACATACGTGTTACAAGCATCGAGCCAGGAGTTGTTGCAACGGAACTAAACGACACCATTACTGATGAATCGTTGAAAGGATTTGTAGAGGCCACCAAGAAAATGGTCGCACTACAGGCAGAAGACATTGCAAATGCTATACTCTTTGCAGTAGACTCGCCACCACACATGAATGTCAACGAAATTTTGATCAGACCCACAACACAAGAACGATAG
- a CDS encoding AN1-type zinc finger domain-containing protein: MKKVNCAYCGNETDLPFECNYCRDEFCSEHRLPEEHRCVKLSSIRAKRFGEKKVIRQKKGFFSKLFGK; this comes from the coding sequence TTGAAGAAAGTAAATTGTGCATATTGTGGAAACGAAACTGATCTACCATTTGAGTGCAATTATTGCAGAGACGAGTTTTGCTCAGAGCACAGACTGCCAGAAGAGCATAGGTGTGTGAAATTAAGCTCGATTCGCGCAAAGCGGTTTGGCGAAAAAAAAGTAATCAGGCAGAAAAAGGGATTTTTCAGTAAACTCTTTGGAAAATAG
- the glnA gene encoding type I glutamate--ammonia ligase gives MPYKVTHGDTTQIKYSPDEVFAKIKHENIRFIDLQFSSLVGRYHHTTISADTFTPDQMMDGLPKLDGSSIVGFTSVDDSDLVLKPDPNTFAIIPWVTEKKTARLICDVYWGRGRGRLERDPRAIAQKAEEYLKTQGFDFSYWGPEVEFFVFDKVQWDVLTPYKGQSYSIESKEAPWSQEGTGYPMGLQEGYYPSTPSDTLTEFRNECVDVLNGHFGILCDNHHHEVATAGQCEIDIKYDFLTNAADGAQTYKYVVKNLAQKFGKVATMMPKPISMDAGSGMHTNVSLWKNNKNAFYDKESKDEISQLGRYFCGGILSHARALCAITNPTTNSYHRLVPGYEAPVYIAWSPSNRSAAIRVPEHFRGEKYSYLKRFEYRAPDPSSNPYLVFSAVLAAGLDGIKKKTDPGDPVLENIYHMTKEERTKRGIKTVPANLGEALDELESDRKFLNPIYSNEVIDKIIEIGRKDHREISIRPHPHEFYLYFDV, from the coding sequence TTGCCATATAAAGTAACGCACGGCGACACAACACAAATCAAATATTCTCCAGATGAAGTCTTTGCAAAAATAAAACACGAAAACATTCGCTTTATTGATTTACAATTTTCCAGCCTAGTTGGCAGATACCACCACACCACGATTTCTGCTGATACATTTACGCCAGACCAAATGATGGACGGCCTGCCAAAGTTAGACGGCTCATCCATTGTTGGATTTACCAGTGTTGATGATTCGGATTTGGTCCTCAAGCCAGACCCAAACACGTTTGCTATTATTCCATGGGTGACAGAGAAAAAGACCGCAAGATTGATCTGCGATGTTTATTGGGGTAGGGGCAGAGGAAGACTAGAGCGAGACCCAAGGGCAATTGCACAAAAAGCAGAAGAATATCTGAAAACCCAAGGCTTTGATTTCAGTTATTGGGGCCCAGAAGTCGAGTTTTTCGTCTTTGACAAGGTCCAATGGGATGTCCTAACCCCATACAAGGGCCAATCTTATTCAATAGAATCAAAGGAAGCGCCATGGAGCCAGGAAGGAACCGGCTATCCAATGGGACTCCAAGAAGGCTATTACCCATCCACACCATCTGATACACTAACCGAGTTTAGAAACGAATGTGTCGATGTACTGAACGGCCATTTCGGTATTCTTTGTGATAACCATCACCACGAAGTAGCTACTGCAGGCCAGTGTGAAATAGACATCAAGTATGATTTTCTAACAAATGCCGCAGACGGTGCGCAGACCTACAAGTATGTTGTAAAAAACTTGGCGCAAAAGTTCGGCAAAGTAGCTACAATGATGCCAAAGCCCATCTCCATGGATGCAGGTTCTGGCATGCACACAAACGTCAGTTTGTGGAAGAACAACAAAAACGCATTTTACGATAAGGAATCCAAGGATGAAATCAGCCAGCTGGGTAGATATTTCTGCGGTGGAATTCTGAGCCACGCAAGAGCACTCTGTGCCATAACAAATCCAACAACCAACTCTTATCACAGATTGGTCCCAGGCTATGAAGCACCTGTATACATTGCATGGAGTCCAAGTAACAGATCAGCAGCAATTCGAGTACCAGAGCATTTCCGAGGCGAAAAATATTCCTACCTAAAGCGATTTGAATACAGAGCACCAGACCCATCATCCAATCCATATTTGGTCTTCTCTGCAGTTCTGGCCGCAGGCCTTGATGGTATAAAAAAGAAGACAGACCCAGGCGATCCAGTGCTTGAGAACATTTACCACATGACAAAAGAAGAGCGCACAAAGCGCGGAATCAAGACGGTCCCAGCAAATCTCGGTGAGGCACTAGATGAATTAGAAAGTGACCGCAAGTTCCTCAATCCAATTTACTCTAATGAGGTAATTGACAAGATCATAGAAATTGGCAGAAAGGATCACAGAGAGATATCAATTCGTCCACATCCGCACGAGTTTTATCTTTACTTTGATGTCTAG
- the thsB gene encoding thermosome subunit beta, translating to MSGQIPKGNLPIVLLKEGSTENKGREAQKNNIAAAKIIAEIVHSSLGPRGMDKMLVDSLGDVTITNDGATILKEIDVQHPAAKMLVEISKTTDNEVGDGTTSAVVLAGALLENAESLINQDVHPTIIVDGYRKAQKKVIQFLKEIAEEVSANDKSILMKIAKTSMQTKLVRKESDHLAELIVKAVIAVAEKDSGKFTIDQDDVKVEKKAGGSMKDCVLVEGIVLDKEVIHGGMPKKITDAKIALINNALEIDKTEFDAKINISNPQQMKTFLDEENRMLKNMVDKVIGSGANLLLCQKGIDDMAQHYLARAGIMAVRRVKESDMTKLAKATGARIITNLDDLYEKDLGTAQLVEERKIEEDRWVFVEGCKNPKSVTLLLRGGSQRVVDEVDRSVHDALMVVKDVMENPLIVAGGGAPETFAATRLRNWAKSLEGREQLAVEKFADSLEVIPLTLSENAGMDPIDTLTNLRSKQLKGEKWTGVDVMKGRVGNMKTSEIIEPLSVKNQIVSAATEAACMLLRIDDVISVAKSAGPPGGDMGGMGGMPGMGGMGGMGGMPGMGGMGDMGMDM from the coding sequence ATGAGCGGACAAATACCAAAAGGAAATCTACCTATAGTTTTACTAAAAGAAGGCTCGACTGAAAACAAAGGTCGCGAGGCCCAAAAAAATAACATAGCGGCAGCCAAAATTATCGCAGAAATAGTTCACTCCAGTCTAGGCCCAAGAGGTATGGACAAAATGCTAGTTGACTCATTAGGCGATGTTACCATTACAAACGACGGTGCTACAATCCTAAAGGAAATTGATGTGCAGCACCCAGCAGCAAAAATGCTAGTCGAAATATCCAAGACAACAGACAATGAAGTAGGCGATGGAACCACATCTGCAGTAGTTCTGGCAGGTGCACTATTAGAAAATGCAGAATCTCTGATTAACCAAGATGTTCACCCAACCATAATAGTTGATGGATATCGCAAGGCACAGAAAAAAGTCATCCAATTCCTAAAGGAAATTGCAGAAGAGGTAAGCGCCAATGACAAATCAATCCTAATGAAAATAGCCAAGACCTCAATGCAGACCAAACTAGTAAGAAAAGAATCTGATCACTTGGCAGAACTAATCGTTAAAGCAGTAATTGCTGTTGCCGAAAAGGATTCGGGCAAATTCACCATAGACCAGGACGACGTAAAGGTCGAGAAAAAGGCCGGAGGCTCAATGAAGGACTGCGTACTAGTTGAGGGAATCGTGCTTGACAAGGAGGTAATCCATGGAGGAATGCCAAAGAAAATTACAGATGCAAAAATTGCGCTAATCAATAACGCATTAGAAATAGACAAGACAGAATTTGATGCAAAAATCAACATCTCAAATCCTCAACAAATGAAGACATTTTTGGATGAGGAAAACAGAATGCTCAAAAACATGGTTGACAAAGTAATCGGCTCTGGTGCAAATCTCTTGCTGTGTCAAAAAGGAATTGACGACATGGCACAGCACTATTTGGCGCGAGCTGGAATCATGGCAGTAAGACGTGTTAAGGAATCTGACATGACAAAACTTGCAAAGGCAACTGGTGCTAGAATAATCACAAACCTTGATGATCTATATGAAAAAGACCTTGGTACTGCGCAACTAGTAGAAGAGCGCAAAATTGAGGAAGACAGATGGGTCTTTGTTGAAGGATGCAAGAACCCAAAATCTGTTACACTATTGCTCCGAGGCGGCTCACAACGAGTAGTTGATGAAGTAGACAGATCAGTTCACGACGCATTAATGGTAGTAAAGGATGTCATGGAAAACCCACTAATCGTGGCAGGCGGTGGCGCACCAGAGACATTTGCTGCAACAAGACTGCGCAATTGGGCAAAATCCCTGGAAGGACGAGAACAATTAGCAGTAGAGAAATTCGCAGACTCCTTAGAAGTAATTCCATTGACACTATCGGAGAATGCTGGAATGGACCCAATTGACACACTAACCAATTTACGATCAAAACAACTCAAGGGCGAGAAATGGACCGGAGTTGATGTAATGAAGGGACGAGTTGGCAACATGAAGACAAGCGAAATCATCGAGCCCCTCTCTGTCAAAAACCAAATAGTATCTGCTGCAACCGAGGCTGCATGTATGCTATTAAGAATTGATGATGTTATCTCTGTCGCAAAATCTGCCGGACCTCCAGGAGGAGACATGGGTGGCATGGGCGGAATGCCTGGAATGGGAGGAATGGGCGGTATGGGTGGCATGCCAGGAATGGGTGGCATGGGCGACATGGGCATGGACATGTAA